A genomic window from Elaeis guineensis isolate ETL-2024a chromosome 3, EG11, whole genome shotgun sequence includes:
- the LOC105040967 gene encoding trans-resveratrol di-O-methyltransferase, with translation MGLIQEKQPTKDTLQNKAQLWNHALSFIRSMSLKCAIELGIPDVLHNHGKPVTLSELATFLSIPPSKTPALGSLMRLLVHSGIFASHRHQVAGEEESYFLTPTSELLVIKEEKVCISPLALMILNWTLLGPAHQLGEWFRAGAVGPTPFDMVHGKGFFEETNARADFNELFHKAMASDARLVTEVVLLRRQWEVLRGVRSVVDVGGGTGTLAKAIAKAFPEVRCMVLDLPHVVDTVHEGEKEGVEFVGGDMFEHIPPADAVLLKWILHDWSDEHCIRILKRCKEAIPPKKDGGKVIIIDIVVGVTTDFSISVEPQLLFDIEMMILCTGKERSETEWRHLFHVAGFSDYKITPSMGLRSIIELYY, from the exons ATGGGACTCATCCAGGAGAAGCAGCCAACCAAGGATACACTCCAAAACAAAGCCCAGCTGTGGAACCACGCCCTAAGCTTCATTAGATCCATGTCTCTCAAGTGCGCCATCGAGCTCGGCATCCCGGACGTTCTGCACAACCACGGCAAGCCCGTCACTCTCTCCGAGCTTGCCACTTTCCTCTCCATCCCTCCGTCCAAAACCCCCGCCCTCGGAAGCCTCATGCGCTTGCTCGTCCACTCCGGCATTTTCGCGAGTCACCGACACCAAGTAGCGGGAGAAGAAGAGAGTTATTTCCTCACGCCGACCTCTGAACTTCTggtgatcaaggaggagaaggtGTGTATCTCGCCGTTAGCGCTGATGATATTGAACTGGACCCTGCTGGGGCCGGCGCACCAGCTGGGGGAGTGGTTCAGGGCTGGGGCGGTGGGGCCGACGCCGTTCGACATGGTGCACGGCAAGGGATTCTTCGAGGAGACGAACGCGAGGGCAGACTTCAACGAGCTGTTCCACAAGGCGATGGCGAGCGACGCTCGGCTGGTGACGGAGGTGGTGCTTCTGCGGCGGCAGTGGGAGGTGCTCCGCGGGGTGCGGTCGGTGGTGGACGTGGGCGGGGGCACGGGCACGCTGGCGAAGGCCATCGCCAAGGCGTTTCCCGAGGTGCGGTGCATGGTGCTGGACCTGCCGCACGTGGTGGACACGGTGCACGAGGGGGAGAAGGAGGGCGTGGAGTTCGTCGGAGGGGACATGTTCGAGCACATCCCTCCGGCGGATGCCGTCTTGCTCAAA TGGATATTACATGATTGGAGTGATGAGCATTGCATCAGGATACTAAAGCGTTGCAAAGAAGCTATTCCTCCTAAGAAAGATGGCGGAAAGGTTATCATAATAGACATCGTAGTTGGTGTTACTACTGATTTTTCTATCTCAGTCGAACCACAGCTTCTCTTTGACATAGAGATGATGATCCTTTGTACGGGAAAGGAAAGGAGTGAAACCGAATGGAGACATTTATTCCATGTTGCAGGTTTTAGCGACTACAAGATTACACCATCCATGGGTTTACGATCAATCATTGAGTTGTATTACTAA
- the LOC140856590 gene encoding histone H3.2, giving the protein MARTKQTARKSTGGKAPRKQLATKAARKSAPATGGVKKPHRFRPGTVALREIRKYQKSTELLIRKLPFQRLVREIAQDFKTDLRFQSSAVAALQEAAEAYLVGLFEDTNLCAIHAKRVTIMPKDIQLARRIRGERA; this is encoded by the coding sequence ATGGCGCGGACGAAGCAGACGGCGAGGAAGTCCACCGGCGGCAAGGCCCCTCGGAAGCAACTGGCGACGAAGGCCGCGAGGAAATCGGCGCCGGCGACGGGCGGCGTGAAGAAGCCACATAGGTTTCGCCCCGGGACGGTGGCATTGCGGGAGATCCGCAAGTACCAGAAGAGCACGGAGCTGTTGATCCGGAAGTTGCCCTTCCAGCGGCTTGTCCGGGAGATCGCCCAGGACTTCAAGACCGACCTCCGTTTCCAAAGCTCCGCGGTGGCGGCACTGCAGGAGGCGGCAGAGGCGTATTTGGTGGGGCTCTTCGAAGACACCAACCTCTGTGCTATCCACGCCAAGCGTGTCACGATTATGCCCAAAGACATTCAGCTTGCACGCCGCATTCGTGGGGAGCGCGCCTGA